In Neisseria brasiliensis, the following proteins share a genomic window:
- a CDS encoding glycine zipper domain-containing protein, which produces MTSYKKYCAVALMSAALVLPSTAVHARGTSNQTKATVVGAVAGAALTGALGGDGQSMLLGAAAGGLAGNAYAYHNKKMDQKENRGYRHYKVSNKKHKKHKKYAKHRRHHRDWD; this is translated from the coding sequence ATGACTTCATACAAAAAATATTGTGCCGTGGCATTGATGTCGGCAGCGTTGGTGTTGCCAAGCACTGCCGTACACGCGCGAGGCACATCGAATCAAACCAAAGCCACGGTGGTTGGTGCAGTGGCCGGTGCAGCATTGACCGGTGCTTTGGGTGGCGATGGCCAAAGCATGTTGCTGGGTGCCGCAGCCGGTGGTTTGGCCGGTAATGCTTATGCCTACCACAACAAAAAAATGGATCAAAAAGAAAACCGTGGCTACCGCCATTACAAAGTATCCAACAAAAAGCATAAAAAACACAAAAAATATGCCAAACACCGCCGCCATCACCGCGATTGGGATTAA
- a CDS encoding IS1595-like element ISNme3 family transposase, whose product MKLKNKYQKFSKISEQKFREIIRCFALDLTASDTAKMTGISVRSINPIFLKIRHRIAALCEQSSPLSGVVELDESYFGARRIRGKRGRGASGKTIVFGILKRNGVVYTEIVPDASKASLIKVIRGHISADSEINTDGWKAYDGLVDMGYEKHYRVHHGSNEFARGKQHINGIESFWSYAKGRLAKFHGISKEMFYLHLKETEFRFNHRHEDLGKILMKMLRNNPI is encoded by the coding sequence ATGAAACTAAAAAATAAGTATCAAAAGTTCAGCAAAATTTCAGAGCAAAAGTTTAGAGAAATAATCCGCTGTTTTGCTCTTGATTTGACCGCTTCCGATACTGCTAAAATGACCGGCATTAGTGTACGCAGTATCAATCCTATTTTCCTGAAAATCAGACACAGGATTGCTGCTCTGTGCGAACAAAGCTCACCACTGTCCGGTGTGGTCGAATTAGATGAATCTTACTTTGGTGCGCGACGTATCAGGGGTAAGCGCGGTCGCGGAGCGTCAGGTAAAACCATCGTATTTGGCATACTGAAACGCAATGGCGTGGTCTATACGGAAATCGTTCCCGACGCTTCGAAAGCCTCACTAATCAAGGTCATACGTGGTCACATATCTGCTGACAGTGAAATCAATACTGACGGCTGGAAAGCATATGACGGTCTTGTCGATATGGGCTATGAGAAGCATTACCGTGTCCATCATGGTTCCAATGAGTTTGCTCGAGGAAAGCAACATATCAATGGTATTGAATCTTTTTGGAGTTATGCTAAGGGGCGTTTGGCTAAATTTCATGGTATTTCCAAAGAGATGTTTTATCTGCATCTCAAAGAAACGGAGTTTAGGTTTAACCACCGGCATGAAGATTTAGGTAAAATATTAATGAAGATGCTTCGAAATAACCCAATTTAA
- the prmC gene encoding peptide chain release factor N(5)-glutamine methyltransferase, with amino-acid sequence MTLEQWLRQSALPKNEARMLLQYITGYSRVQLITQGDAEMPSETAVKLDAVAQRRLNGEPMAYILGEREFYGRMFAVNQHVLIPRPETEHLVEAVMARLPQGGKVWDLGTGSGAIAVIIALERPDAKVRASDISSGALQTAQSNAQDLGAAVEFALGSWFDVDRPSEPHSYDVIVSNPPYIEAEDEHLQQGDLRFEPPTALTDFSDGLSCIRELAAGAPQYLKQGGWLLLEHGYNQGLAAREILMEKGFAEVNTLQDLAGLDRITLGQWPQ; translated from the coding sequence ATGACTTTAGAGCAATGGTTGCGCCAATCTGCGCTGCCGAAAAATGAAGCGCGGATGTTGCTGCAATACATCACCGGCTATTCGCGCGTGCAGTTGATTACGCAAGGCGATGCCGAAATGCCGTCTGAAACCGCAGTGAAATTGGACGCGGTGGCGCAACGCCGTCTGAACGGCGAGCCGATGGCCTATATTTTGGGTGAACGCGAATTTTACGGCCGCATGTTTGCGGTCAATCAGCATGTCTTGATCCCTCGCCCTGAAACCGAGCATTTGGTCGAAGCAGTGATGGCGCGTTTGCCGCAAGGCGGCAAGGTGTGGGACTTGGGCACCGGCAGCGGTGCGATTGCCGTTATCATTGCGCTGGAACGGCCGGATGCCAAGGTGCGCGCTTCCGACATCAGTAGCGGTGCGTTGCAAACCGCGCAAAGCAATGCGCAGGATTTGGGCGCGGCGGTAGAGTTTGCTTTAGGCTCATGGTTTGACGTGGATAGGCCGTCTGAACCGCATAGCTATGATGTGATTGTGTCGAATCCGCCTTATATCGAAGCAGAAGACGAGCATTTGCAACAAGGCGATTTGCGTTTCGAGCCGCCAACTGCGTTAACCGATTTTTCAGACGGCCTCAGCTGCATCCGCGAATTGGCTGCAGGTGCGCCGCAATATTTGAAGCAAGGCGGCTGGCTGCTGTTGGAACACGGCTACAATCAGGGCTTGGCGGCGCGGGAAATCTTGATGGAGAAAGGGTTTGCTGAAGTGAACACTTTGCAAGATTTGGCCGGACTCGACCGCATTACCTTAGGCCAATGGCCACAATAA
- a CDS encoding SlyX family protein: MEDLENRITELEIQTALQDDLIASLSDTIAKMQQTLDLQQAQMRVLYQKMQDKGADGEREEYSLRDEIPPHY, from the coding sequence ATGGAAGATTTGGAAAACCGTATCACCGAGCTGGAAATTCAGACGGCCTTACAAGACGATCTGATTGCCAGCTTGAGCGATACCATCGCCAAAATGCAGCAAACGCTGGATTTGCAGCAAGCGCAAATGCGGGTGCTGTATCAGAAAATGCAGGACAAAGGTGCGGACGGCGAGCGCGAGGAATACAGTTTGCGCGATGAGATTCCGCCGCATTATTAA
- a CDS encoding Na+/H+ antiporter family protein: MNAVVIAVVVMLALSLARVHVVLSLVIGAFIGGLIAGMPLADLKDAAGAVSQEGIITVFQNGLAGGAKIALSYAMLGAFAMAITHSGLPQQLAGAVVRKLNNGGVPDQVNRSGSSVKWILLMVLLVMGIMSQNVVPIHIAFIPMIVPPLLLVFNRLQVDRRLVACVITFGLVTTYMFLPYGFGAIFLNEILLSNIKSAGLNTDGLSVIQAMAIPALGMVSGLVLAFIHYRKPRVYQNSQIDTDNNDASTKQPEPSSYRSLVAAVAIAVCFAIQLIYNDALLLGAMLGFAVFMTLGVVKRSDANDVFGAGIKMMAMIGFVMIAAQGFAVVMKATGDIQPLVDGSMAAFGGSKGMAAFAMLVVGLLVTMGIGSSFSTLPIISAIYVPLCMSLGFSPLATIALIGTAGALGDAGSPASDSTLGPTMGLNVDGQHDHIRDSVVPTFIHYNIPLMIAGWIAAMVL, encoded by the coding sequence ATGAATGCCGTTGTAATTGCAGTAGTGGTGATGCTGGCGTTGTCGCTGGCCAGGGTGCACGTGGTGCTGAGTTTGGTGATTGGCGCGTTTATCGGCGGTTTGATTGCCGGTATGCCGCTGGCCGATTTGAAAGATGCGGCTGGTGCGGTGTCGCAAGAGGGCATTATTACCGTGTTCCAAAACGGTTTGGCCGGCGGTGCGAAAATTGCGCTGTCGTATGCCATGTTGGGCGCATTTGCGATGGCGATTACCCATTCGGGCTTGCCGCAGCAATTGGCTGGTGCGGTGGTGCGCAAGCTGAATAACGGCGGCGTGCCGGATCAGGTCAACCGCAGTGGCAGCTCGGTTAAATGGATCTTGCTGATGGTGTTGCTGGTAATGGGCATCATGAGCCAAAACGTGGTGCCGATTCACATTGCCTTCATTCCGATGATTGTGCCGCCGCTGTTGCTGGTGTTTAACCGCTTGCAAGTCGACCGCCGTTTGGTGGCTTGTGTGATTACCTTTGGTTTGGTGACGACGTATATGTTCCTGCCGTATGGTTTCGGCGCGATTTTCTTGAACGAGATCTTGTTGAGCAATATTAAATCTGCCGGTTTGAACACCGATGGTTTGAGCGTGATTCAGGCGATGGCAATTCCGGCTTTGGGCATGGTCAGCGGCTTGGTGTTGGCGTTTATCCACTACCGCAAACCGCGCGTGTATCAAAACAGCCAAATCGATACCGACAACAACGATGCCAGCACCAAGCAGCCTGAGCCGTCGTCTTACCGCAGCTTGGTAGCAGCCGTGGCGATTGCCGTGTGTTTCGCCATTCAGTTGATTTACAACGATGCTTTGCTGCTGGGCGCGATGTTGGGCTTTGCCGTATTCATGACCTTGGGCGTGGTAAAACGCAGCGATGCCAATGATGTGTTCGGCGCGGGCATTAAAATGATGGCGATGATTGGTTTCGTGATGATTGCCGCACAAGGTTTTGCAGTCGTGATGAAAGCCACCGGCGACATTCAACCGCTGGTTGACGGCAGCATGGCCGCATTTGGCGGCAGCAAAGGCATGGCCGCGTTTGCCATGTTGGTGGTCGGCTTGCTGGTGACCATGGGCATTGGTTCATCGTTTTCGACCTTGCCGATTATTTCCGCGATTTATGTGCCGCTGTGCATGAGCTTGGGCTTCTCACCGCTGGCCACCATCGCCTTGATTGGTACCGCCGGTGCGCTGGGTGATGCCGGTTCGCCCGCATCCGATTCCACGCTTGGCCCGACCATGGGTTTGAACGTGGACGGCCAACACGACCATATCCGTGATTCTGTGGTGCCGACCTTTATCCACTACAACATCCCGCTGATGATTGCCGGCTGGATTGCCGCCATGGTGTTGTGA